A window of Marinobacter sp. es.042 genomic DNA:
GCACAGGGTCAGCAGACTTCGGTTTCAAGCAGCACGGTGCTCGCCAGCGCCTGAGCCCGGACGCATGGCTCTGTAGAGCCATGCTTTCCACGTCATCGAGTGTAGATGGTCATCCGGGAGTCGGGATGAAACCGGATGTCGTGAATGCTCACGTTGCCCATTGAAGCTCCCTGGCCTCCCGTAACCCTTATATTGTCCATCCGGATTTCCTCGATGCGCTCAGGGAACGCCAGCATCAGGGCGCCATCTTCTCTTACCCGATAACGTGGCTCCCCTTCACGATAGTGCACACCGGAAATGCTGAGATCTGAATCCAGGAAGTTCAGAACCGGCACGAAGATATTGGCGGAAAGCTTGAGACCTTCAATAACATCTGCGGATGCCTCGGTGCCTTGCTCCCCATTTCCTGCAGGGTTCTCCGCCATATTGCTGACAATACCGATGCGCTGCAGCAGGGTCGGATCGCCCTGACCGGAAATGGCCGCCAGCTCGGCTTCGCTCATGGGGGCAAAATTGCTTTTCTCATAAAGTTCTCCGGCTTCCAGCGTTGCCTGGGACGCCTCGGCCGAGTTGCTGGCCGCAAAGGTTACCAGGGGCTGGAACGGCAGAGTAACCGCTGTTACCAGGGCGGCAGCGTTGCGATAGCGGGACTGGTGCTTGAGGACACGGTGGAGCTCCTTGTCGCTGATCCAGCCCGCCTGGATGAATACCTCACCCAGGCGCTGTCCGGTTTCACGCTGAAGTCTGAGGCCTTCGTTAACCTGCCCCTCTGACAGATACCCACGATTGATAAGCAATCGCCCGAGGCGTGATTTCTCTTCAAATCCCTGACGGATTCTCACCCAGTGTCTCCTTTTAAACAGTGAAAACCGTACAACCCGGCCCGGCCAGTGTGATCCATGACTTCCGATATCGGGAAGGTTAGCCGATCACACAACTATGTGTGTGGATGCAGTACCCGTTTTACCATCTCCATCTGGTAAGATCTGGCACCTGATAACAGAATTCGCCGAATTGTCGCAGGAAACACACCGGCTAATAACACGGAGAACGGCTGCAAATGACAAACATGGTAAAACCCCTGAAAACTGTGACACCCGTATTGCTTATGGCACTCACCCTGCTCATGCCGACTGCCGCGGTGCAGGCGCAAACCAATGAGCAGCCGGCCAGTGATCCACTTCCAAAGGTCCGCATGGTGACCAGTGAAGGCGCTATCGAGCTTCAGCTTCGCCCGGATGTTGCGCCCGAAACGGTCGACAATTTCCTGCAGTACGCCGAAGACGGTTTTTTCGACGGCACCATCTTCCACCGTGTCATACCCGGGTTCATGATCCAGGGCGGCGGTTTCACCCGGGATCTCTCCCGCAAGTCGACTCGCGCCCCTATCCGCAACGAAGCGAAAGAGACACTGCCCAACCTTCGTGGAACCATTGCGATGGCTCGCACCAGTGCGCCTGATTCCGCCACGTCCCAGTTCTTTATCAACCTTTCCGACAACGGGTTCCTGAACGCCGGAGTTCGCGGCCCGGGCTACGCGGTTTTTGGCAAGGTGACCGAGGGGATGGGCGTTGTCGATGCCATTGCCCGCAAACAGACCACCCGCAAACAGGGGATGGCCGACGTGCCGGTTGAACCTGTGATCATCGAAACCGTCACCGTGGTCGACCCCGAAGGCTGACACCGTGGACCGTGCTCCCCTGCCGCCCGGAATAGAGCCCGCTGAACTGGCTTGGCACGACGGTGTCCCGGAGTCCATCCGGTTCGGCGATGTCTACTTCAGCCGTGACAATGGTCTCGAGGAAACACGCTACGTTTTCCTGCAACACAACCAGTTGCCCGACCGTTTCGCACAGATTCCCGAGGGCGGCGATTTCGTTATTGCCGAAAACGGCTTTGGAACCGGCCTGAACTTTCTCGCTGCCTGGCAAGCCTGGCAGCGCCGCGCTCCGGCCCATTCGGCGACACTGCACTTCGTTTCCGTCGAACGTTTCCCCCTGACCCAGAAGGACCTGGCCCGGGCCCTGGCGCAGTGGCCCGAACTGACTGCGCTGGCCGACGAACTGCTTCTGCATTACCCGCCTCTGGTGCGCGGGGTACACAGGCTGGTTCTGGCCGGGGGGCAGGTTCGACTGACGCTGTTTTTCGGCGACATTACCGACGCCTGGCAATCCCTGGATTTTCAGGCCGACGCCTGGTTTCTGGACGGGTTCGCTCCGTCCCGCAACCCCGATATGTGGCTGGAAAACATCATCAACAAGATCCGTGCACACAGCAGGCCGGGCACAACTCTGGCGACCTTTACTTCCGTTGGCCGGATTCGTCGGGCTTTGATGGAGGCCGGATTCCGGATGGAAAAAACCGCCGGATACGGTCGCAAACGGGATATGCTGAAAGGCGTTCTTGTCTCGGAGAACCCGGTACCCATCAAAACGGCTCCCACCGAACAACAGGAATCGATCGCAATCATCGGCGCAGGCATTGCCGGCTGCGCACTGGCAAGA
This region includes:
- a CDS encoding pilus assembly protein PilB, with the protein product MRIRQGFEEKSRLGRLLINRGYLSEGQVNEGLRLQRETGQRLGEVFIQAGWISDKELHRVLKHQSRYRNAAALVTAVTLPFQPLVTFAASNSAEASQATLEAGELYEKSNFAPMSEAELAAISGQGDPTLLQRIGIVSNMAENPAGNGEQGTEASADVIEGLKLSANIFVPVLNFLDSDLSISGVHYREGEPRYRVREDGALMLAFPERIEEIRMDNIRVTGGQGASMGNVSIHDIRFHPDSRMTIYTR
- a CDS encoding peptidylprolyl isomerase, whose amino-acid sequence is MVKPLKTVTPVLLMALTLLMPTAAVQAQTNEQPASDPLPKVRMVTSEGAIELQLRPDVAPETVDNFLQYAEDGFFDGTIFHRVIPGFMIQGGGFTRDLSRKSTRAPIRNEAKETLPNLRGTIAMARTSAPDSATSQFFINLSDNGFLNAGVRGPGYAVFGKVTEGMGVVDAIARKQTTRKQGMADVPVEPVIIETVTVVDPEG